The Acidianus infernus genome window below encodes:
- a CDS encoding OFA family MFS transporter produces the protein MRKEKFIIIGFIIMSFNSLYQYSWNALEPLLREGFNVSIVEISLGFSLFTIFSSGFQPLGGNFADKIGPRKVALLSSILSALGFLGTSFSPSVYIFFIFWSLGSIGEGILYGIASNLAVKWFKKRMAFATGLVSLGFGLGSAFANPFILMSGNFRLVTLIIGLTELIILPILSLLIEYPKLESGKSPKEAVLSRTFWFIYLSFVTATIPLLVISSSLSIIGKALPFQELSILISIFPILSGSGRPIFGHIADKLGVIKTTVIVDTIIILGGASLLFSQIIPAVVIIGLAGGAVITLYFNVSGIVFGTRYSTVNNGILYTGKAVAGFLGSVIFNYIFLLSPFLAYLFIIISSTVGAVTLYGIFHHAQPAEGSSQIRRGL, from the coding sequence GTGAGAAAGGAGAAATTTATTATAATAGGTTTCATAATAATGTCTTTTAATTCATTATACCAATACTCGTGGAATGCTTTAGAGCCTTTATTACGGGAAGGATTTAACGTCAGTATAGTTGAAATTTCCCTTGGGTTCTCCTTATTTACAATATTTTCTTCCGGCTTTCAACCATTAGGAGGAAATTTTGCAGATAAAATCGGACCTAGAAAAGTTGCGTTGCTTTCATCAATACTCTCTGCTTTAGGATTCTTAGGAACTTCTTTCTCTCCAAGCGTTTACATTTTTTTCATATTTTGGTCTTTAGGTAGTATAGGCGAAGGAATACTTTATGGGATAGCTTCAAATCTGGCAGTGAAATGGTTTAAAAAGAGAATGGCTTTTGCTACCGGTTTAGTCTCTTTAGGTTTTGGATTAGGTTCGGCTTTCGCCAATCCTTTTATACTGATGTCTGGAAATTTTAGATTAGTAACTCTTATTATAGGATTAACAGAATTGATAATTCTCCCAATACTTTCCTTGCTTATTGAATATCCCAAATTAGAGAGCGGAAAATCACCTAAAGAGGCAGTATTAAGCAGAACTTTTTGGTTTATTTATTTATCCTTTGTTACTGCAACTATTCCTTTACTCGTTATTTCTTCTTCATTATCAATAATTGGTAAAGCCTTGCCTTTTCAAGAACTGTCAATATTGATTTCAATTTTTCCGATATTAAGCGGCTCAGGAAGGCCAATATTTGGTCATATTGCTGATAAATTAGGAGTAATAAAAACTACTGTAATCGTGGATACAATCATCATATTGGGAGGAGCTTCTCTTTTATTTAGTCAAATAATTCCTGCAGTTGTAATAATAGGCTTAGCCGGAGGTGCCGTAATAACTTTGTATTTTAATGTGTCTGGAATAGTTTTTGGGACTAGATATTCTACTGTAAATAATGGAATATTATATACTGGAAAAGCTGTAGCAGGCTTTCTAGGTAGCGTAATATTTAACTACATATTTCTGTTAAGCCCATTCTTAGCTTATTTATTCATAATCATTTCTTCAACAGTGGGCGCAGTGACTTTATATGGAATATTTCATCACGCTCAGCCCGCTGAAGGTTCGTCACAGATCAGACGGGGCCTCTAA
- a CDS encoding thermopsin family protease, translating to MSREIFFLALIILTVITPLSICNFHVLQRMPGEPPPVIKTYAVAYPIFEKYVSLNNCCQEIVVQDNCPGIYCLYVFTPQTYCLWSLGHSENAIFSTQITKGTYVIPLNKGNYVVVINHFLGKDSNINVNVEARSFCSYIMSNRLASPKGIVSYGIYDYAGELQNYCIRTKSILGYFNISCFEPKGCLASLQLNAVLLINGSNDYEYFLQNIIKFENCFHWFYLEDNIWNFSSYRANIYHVEGKGIINSYCDRKYYCYSPPCLYDIKYSLPLAGYLIINVTTVQGKGVYVTFGFSNIQNGQKILPPVFTYYDKVFISCPNVNSACIVIKPAFTKSLNAFSAGLVFGSYEQLSTVEFNNLNSTLALLYCNQGWKPVPSFLSYCVNSLESACNLDFKAGKCEIFVSTNLQCSNNLIIDMPHVSVPFTFVDYNGKAIYIQKPLNISFPKTIYICKYTKECLCKICICINGFRQPIENGYIIYPKCYFNTINISAFYNTYYFVKILYPNGTLCAWILQGSKICLPRIIQLCDLARYLLLPEQNTTIIITEPQVISPKYELQYLVNINYVNNGTKIEEWVNNGTIIQIPKVIYINSTTRYYLNSTTNKIVVLKPMNISLKYELQYLVTKYLLNGTKIEEWVNNGTIIQIPKVIYINSTTRYYLNSTTNLFIIDSPIIIKPMYILQYYVKIILPNETIEKWVKDGCVITFPQYIYISNCERYVLNSTQFIIIHSPTLVKPVYIKQYLVKINGVSYWYNEGTKLLIKIVTTPFFIVKWVGSIKVTNGEIITINGPLDLKAEILINPLFEYLGIAGIITIIALAITNVIRHKSK from the coding sequence ATGTCAAGAGAGATCTTCTTTTTGGCACTTATTATTCTTACAGTTATTACACCCTTGAGCATCTGCAATTTTCATGTGCTCCAGCGAATGCCGGGAGAACCTCCACCTGTAATAAAAACTTACGCTGTAGCTTATCCTATTTTTGAAAAATATGTGTCCTTAAATAATTGTTGTCAAGAGATTGTTGTTCAAGACAATTGTCCTGGCATTTATTGTTTATATGTTTTCACTCCTCAAACATATTGCTTATGGAGTTTAGGTCATTCTGAAAATGCAATTTTTTCAACTCAAATAACTAAAGGCACATACGTTATTCCATTAAATAAAGGCAATTACGTTGTAGTAATAAACCATTTCTTAGGTAAGGATAGTAACATTAATGTAAATGTTGAAGCTAGATCTTTTTGCTCCTATATAATGTCTAATAGATTAGCTTCTCCTAAAGGTATTGTTTCTTATGGGATTTATGATTATGCTGGAGAATTACAGAATTATTGTATAAGAACTAAGTCAATTTTGGGTTATTTTAATATTTCTTGTTTTGAGCCTAAAGGATGCTTGGCAAGTTTACAATTAAATGCAGTTCTTTTAATTAATGGTAGTAATGACTATGAATACTTCCTTCAAAATATTATTAAATTTGAGAACTGCTTCCACTGGTTTTACTTAGAAGATAATATATGGAATTTCAGTTCGTACAGAGCAAACATCTATCACGTAGAAGGAAAAGGTATAATAAACAGTTATTGTGATAGAAAATACTATTGTTATTCTCCGCCATGCCTTTATGATATTAAATATAGCTTACCCCTTGCTGGCTACTTAATAATTAACGTGACTACAGTTCAAGGAAAAGGAGTATATGTAACGTTCGGTTTTTCTAACATTCAAAATGGGCAAAAAATACTCCCACCCGTATTTACTTACTACGATAAAGTATTCATAAGTTGCCCTAACGTTAATTCAGCATGCATTGTAATAAAGCCTGCCTTTACTAAGAGCTTAAACGCGTTTTCTGCAGGTTTAGTTTTCGGATCATATGAGCAACTTTCTACAGTCGAGTTTAACAATTTAAATTCTACACTAGCGTTACTTTATTGTAATCAAGGATGGAAACCAGTACCCTCCTTTTTATCTTATTGCGTGAATAGCTTGGAAAGTGCTTGTAACTTAGATTTTAAGGCAGGCAAATGTGAAATATTTGTTTCAACTAACTTACAATGCTCTAACAACTTAATTATTGATATGCCCCATGTCAGCGTCCCATTTACTTTCGTTGATTATAATGGTAAAGCAATTTATATTCAGAAACCGTTGAATATAAGTTTTCCTAAAACAATTTATATATGTAAATATACAAAAGAATGCCTTTGCAAAATCTGTATATGTATTAATGGATTTAGACAGCCAATAGAGAATGGTTATATAATATATCCTAAATGTTATTTTAATACGATCAATATATCTGCATTTTATAATACTTATTACTTCGTAAAGATCTTGTACCCCAATGGAACTCTTTGCGCTTGGATTTTACAAGGCTCAAAAATATGTTTACCCAGAATAATTCAGTTATGTGACCTAGCTAGATATCTCTTACTCCCAGAACAAAATACGACCATTATAATAACAGAGCCGCAGGTAATTAGTCCAAAATATGAACTACAATATCTAGTTAATATTAATTATGTTAACAATGGTACGAAAATTGAAGAATGGGTAAATAATGGAACTATAATACAGATTCCAAAGGTAATATACATAAACTCAACAACAAGATACTATTTGAATTCAACTACAAATAAAATAGTAGTCTTAAAGCCTATGAATATTTCCTTAAAATATGAACTACAATATCTAGTGACAAAGTACCTTCTTAATGGTACGAAAATTGAAGAATGGGTAAATAATGGAACTATAATACAGATTCCAAAGGTAATATACATAAACTCAACAACAAGATACTATTTGAATTCAACTACAAACTTGTTTATAATAGATAGCCCAATTATAATAAAGCCAATGTATATTTTACAGTATTATGTTAAAATTATATTACCAAACGAAACTATAGAAAAATGGGTAAAAGACGGATGCGTAATAACTTTTCCACAATATATTTACATATCAAATTGTGAAAGATATGTATTAAATTCCACACAATTCATTATAATACATTCTCCAACACTGGTAAAACCAGTATATATTAAACAATATTTAGTTAAAATTAATGGTGTATCCTATTGGTACAATGAGGGGACTAAGTTACTTATTAAAATAGTAACTACACCGTTCTTTATAGTAAAATGGGTAGGATCTATAAAAGTAACTAACGGAGAGATAATAACCATTAATGGACCGTTAGACCTTAAAGCAGAAATACTGATAAACCCATTATTTGAATACCTTGGTATAGCCGGTATAATAACTATAATAGCACTTGCTATTACTAATGTAATTAGACATAAATCCAAGTGA
- a CDS encoding zinc ribbon domain-containing protein produces the protein MVKYCPRCGTQVPDDARFCPKCGFDFSTLQQPSQQPTQPQIQPLIDTATRVSRYIPTLTKYGKLLVILAIIFEGLTTILFTVDALTSSAKYSGSATTIAIDSLLMISAIFYLIAPIFSFPVKGLEVKKLTIILGIFAFLLLAISYILIAKETSSSSIVVRGLTIYGVPLCDNITAGIIILIGVIFIILSIFMDLGQLVNSIIQVVGIILIYAYTYYNNFNFESFLWGVAVSIVIIFNLIPYFYKGEYAKMIVSIGYSIGILIFTIGTLITGISQVSAGAPSSYSSALLHAMYGTYLTAGVLGILAGALGILDSIFMLIYAITMKSSPPM, from the coding sequence ATGGTTAAATACTGTCCAAGATGCGGAACCCAGGTACCAGATGATGCAAGGTTCTGTCCTAAATGCGGATTTGATTTTTCCACACTACAGCAACCATCACAACAGCCAACTCAACCGCAAATTCAACCATTAATCGATACCGCTACAAGAGTATCTAGATATATACCGACTCTAACAAAGTATGGTAAATTATTGGTAATCTTGGCTATTATATTTGAAGGACTAACAACTATATTATTTACGGTGGATGCGCTTACATCCTCAGCTAAATATTCCGGCAGTGCAACAACAATAGCAATAGATTCGCTTTTAATGATCTCGGCAATATTTTACCTAATAGCTCCCATCTTTTCATTTCCAGTTAAGGGATTAGAAGTTAAGAAATTGACTATAATATTGGGAATATTTGCATTTTTGTTGCTAGCAATTTCATATATACTCATAGCAAAAGAAACAAGTTCATCATCAATTGTAGTGAGAGGATTAACAATTTACGGAGTTCCATTATGTGATAACATTACTGCTGGAATAATTATCTTAATAGGCGTCATATTTATAATACTAAGCATTTTCATGGACTTAGGGCAACTAGTGAACTCTATAATCCAAGTTGTAGGAATAATTCTAATCTATGCATATACGTATTACAATAACTTCAACTTTGAATCGTTCCTTTGGGGGGTAGCGGTTAGCATAGTAATCATATTCAACTTAATTCCATATTTCTATAAAGGAGAATACGCAAAAATGATTGTATCGATAGGTTATAGTATAGGCATACTAATATTTACAATAGGGACATTAATTACGGGTATTTCACAAGTATCTGCAGGAGCACCATCATCTTATTCTTCAGCATTACTGCATGCAATGTACGGTACATATCTTACAGCTGGAGTTTTAGGGATATTAGCAGGAGCGCTTGGAATTCTTGACTCTATATTTATGTTAATCTACGCAATAACAATGAAGTCATCCCCACCAATGTAA